ATACGCTGATCTTCACATATACCGGGCTGGATAAGCCTATTGCGAGATTTCAGGTGATCAGCATGCTGACAGGAACCGGTTTTACAACCGGGGAATCTGAACTGATTATCGACCATCCAATCCGCAGAAGGTTCGGAGCCTTTTTAATTTTATTTGGCGCCTTTTCATTGGCAGTAATCATTTCGGCAATCAGCAGCATCCTCTCAGATGAATTCTTTACTGCCAAGATCTCGGTCGTCGCCGCTGTCCTGATCCTGGTTATTTTTATTTTAAAGATTCCTAAAGTGCGCGATTATCTTTCGGGGAAACTGGAGCATGAGCTCGAAGAACATTATGATTTTCGCGATCTCCCGATAAGAGAAGCGCTGCTTACGGATGATACGGATCATGTATTGGACTATACCATCAATGAATCATGCGATTTCATTGGTAAAGAATTAAGGGAATTGATTGAAGATGA
This window of the Cytobacillus pseudoceanisediminis genome carries:
- a CDS encoding TrkA C-terminal domain-containing protein, whose product is MGVLFILIYLGIVLAVIEIHTLIFTYTGLDKPIARFQVISMLTGTGFTTGESELIIDHPIRRRFGAFLILFGAFSLAVIISAISSILSDEFFTAKISVVAAVLILVIFILKIPKVRDYLSGKLEHELEEHYDFRDLPIREALLTDDTDHVLDYTINESCDFIGKELRELIEDDEDINVLYIQRGEIKIRKDRLITEIQEGDHIILYGDEQTIESKFGEKMRTKNKASAHDGRCFLIFN